CGCGCCCATCGCGGTCGGCACGAGTCCGGGATAGACGCAGTTGACGCGTACGCCGTAGCCGAGCTTGCCGGACTCCATCGCGGCGACGCGGGTGAGCCGGTCGACCGCCGACTTGGTGCCGCTGTAGACCGAGATCGCCGGGAAGGCGATGGTCGCGGCCACCGAGGAGATGTTGATGATGGTGCCGCCCTTGCCGGCGGCCCCGTCCGGGCGCATCGTGCGGAGGCCGTGCTTGAGCCCGAGGGTGGTGCCGAGCACGTTGACCTCGAGCATCCTGCGGATGTCGTCGACCTCGACCTCGGTGATGAGGCTGCTGATCTCGATGCCTGCGTTGTTGACCAGGACGTCGAGTCCGCCGAGCCGGTCGACGCAGGCGCTGGCCGCCGCCTCCCAGCCGGCCTCGTCGGTCACGTCGAGGTGCACGAACCCGTGTCCGTCGCCCAGGCTCGCGGCCGTCTCCGAGCCCGCCTCGTTGACGTCGGCGATCATCACGCGGGCCCCGGCGGCGGCCAGCGCGCGGGCCATGCCCTCGCCCAGCCCCTGCGCGCCTCCCGTCACGAGTGCGACGCGTCCGGTCAGGTCGGTTCCGCTCATCGAGGTCTCCTCAGGAGGCTGGTGGGTGATGGCCGTCACACTGCTCCTGTGTCTTGACAAGTGTCAAGGAAATCTTTGGTCACATGTCAAGACGCGGCCCGTGTGCGTAGGATCAGCCGCATGGCCGCCCGCTCCGCCTCCTCCGTCGCCGATCCCGTGGCGTCGGCGGCCGCGCGCGTGAGCAAGCACGACAACCGCCGCGACCAGCTCGCGGAGTCCGCGCTGGTGACGCTCGGCAAGCTGGGCTACGCCCGGACCTCGCTGCGCGAGATCGCCCAGCACTCCCCCTTCTCGCACGGCGTCGTGCACTACTACTTCGCCGACAAGCAGGAGCTCATCACCTACTGCGTGCGCTACTACAAGCGCAGCTGCGTGACCCGCTACGACGAGATCGTCGAGACCTCGACGTCGGCCGACGAGCTCCGGACGCGCTTCGCCGCCAAGCTCGCCGAGACCATCCGCGAGGAGGGTCCGATGCACCAGCTCTGGTACGACCTGCGCAACCAGTCGATGTTCGAGCCGGCGCTCCGCGAGGTGGTCCTCGAGATCGACGGCCAGCTCGAGGCCATGATCTGGCGGGTCGTCTCCCGCTACGCCGCGCTCGCCGACCAGCAGCCCGCCGTCGACTCCTCGACCTGCTACGGCATGCTCGACGGGCTCTTCGCCCAGACCCTGCTCGCCTGGGCGGCCGGTCCCGCCGATGCCCGCGAGGACGCGCTCGCGGTGCTCACCGGCCGGGTCGACGGCCTGCTCCCGGCACTGCTGCGCTGAGCCGGTTCCGCCCCGCCCCCCAGGGGTCCCGGGCGATACTCGTCGGGTGCCCCGACCGACGACCTCGACCGTGCTGTCGTTCGTCGTGACCGCGGCGCTCCTGGCCGCGGTCGTCGTCTTCCACCCCTCCGCCCAGATGGGCTCCGTGCGCCGCCTCGTCGGCATCGGCGGCGAGCGCATCCTCCCGGCGCCGCCCATCGAGGCCTCCCGGGGGGCGTACGCCTTCGCGGCCACGCAGCGCGGCTCGGACCAGCCGGTCGCCTGGGACCCGTGCTCGCCGGTGCCGTACGCCGTCAACCCGGCCGGGATGCCCGAGGGCGCGCGGGCGCTCGTCGACCGCGCCGTCAGCCGGATCTCGGCGGCCACCGGCCTGGCCTTCGAGGACGACGGCGACACCGACCGCCGGCCCTTCACCGGATCGTTCGTCCCGCTCGGCGGGAGCCGGCCGGTCGTCATCGGCTGGGCCGACGACGTCGAGTTCCCCCAGCTCGAGGGAGCGGTCGCCGGCATCGGTGGCGCGGCCTCGGAGGAGGGCGGTCGCGGCCGTCGCTACTACGTGACCGGTGGCGTCGTGCTCGACGTCGACGTGTTCACCGACGCCTCCGTCGACCAGGTGCCGCGGCTGATGGAGGCGATCGTGCTCCACGAGCTGGCCCACGTGGTCGGGCTCGACCACGTCGAGGAGCCGTTGGAGCTCATGTTCGCCGACAGCACCGGCCAGGTGGAGCTGGGGCCGGGCGACCGCGAGGGACTGGCCCGCCTGGGCTCGGTGCCCTGCGGCTGACCCGGACGTGCCGAGGGGGCCGGCTCACCGAGCCGACCCCCTCCGACGCGCTGCTGCGCTGCTCACTCGCTCCAGGAGCGGGGCAGGCTGCTGTTGGCGACGCGGTTCTCCGCGTCGATCATCCACGCGAGCTGCTCGAGGCGCTCGAGGATCGCGTGGATCATGTCGGCGGACGTCGGGTCCTCGGCGTCCACCTCGTCGTGGATGCGGCGACCCGTGCGCGCGACGGCGTAGAGCGCGGCGACGATGAGGTCGACGCAGTCGCCGGTGTTGACCTCGTCGGAGGGGAACTCCGGCAGCGAGGTCTGGGCCGCCACGGACTTCGCCCGGGCGTCGGGGGTGACGTAGACGGCGCGCATGCGCTCGGCGACGTCGTCGGAGAACCCGCGTGCGGCCTCGACGACCTCGTCGAGGACGAGGTGGAGGTCGCGGAAGTTCTTGCCGACCACGTTCCAGTGGGCCTGCTTGCCCTGGATGTGGAGGTCGGTCAGGTCGACGAGCAGCTGCTGCAGGTGTCCGGCGAGACGCTCGGAGGCCTGGAAGGCAGGGTGGGAGGTGTGGGTCGCGGAGGTCCGGTTGGCCGTCTGGGTCATGGGAGCTTCCTCTCTGTCGGCTCTGTCGGTCGGCGCCTACTCAACACCCTTTTCTTGAACGATTCCAGTAAGGAGAGGCTGACCTACGCCTCTCTGCTCAGCCGACCGCTGCTCAGCCGACCGCTGCTCAGCCGACTGCTGCTCTGCCGACCGGCACGACGCCGGGCGCCACGCACGCGGCGTACATCCCGAGCATCGGCTCCCCCGCCGCGTTGGTCGGCCGTGACCCGGCCATCGCCCTGAGCAGCCGGACGTCCTTCTCGCCCGTCACGGGATGGCTGTCCACCACGGCGCACCGCGGGACCGGCCCGCCGATGCGCAGGCGTGCCTGTCCGACGGCGACCTCCGTGCCGAGCCACGTGTCCTCGACGAAGGGCTGGTCGGTCTCCACCACGAGCGTGGCGCGGAACCGCCCCGCCTCGTGGACCAGGGCCGGGTGACCGGTGGTACGCGCGAGGTGCTCGATCGAGGCGGTGCCGACGAGCGTCACGGGCGCGTTGAAGACGACGCCGCCCCGCGGCGCGGCTGCGAGGCGTACGTCGCGCCCGAGATGGTCGGACACGAGGCCGGCGTGCGGGCCGTCCGTCAGCGCCAGGTCGACCGGTCGGCCCCAGTAGTCGCAGGTCACGGTCTCGCCGGTGGCCACCGGCTCCGCGGCGACCGAGTCCCCCGAGGGCAGCGTCATCGACAGCACCGGTCCCTCGGTGCGTGCCACGACCCCGATCAGCGACGGGTGCTGGACCGTGCGCAGCACGCGCCGCGCGACGACGTCGACCAGGCACCACTGCCGGTCCCCGACCGGGCCCTGCTCGTCGAGCCGGACGTGGTCGAGGCCGAGGTGGCGCATGCCCTTGACCGGCGCGAAGCCGACCGCGCGGACGACCAGCTCGGGAGGCACGGTCCTCAGTCTGGCAGCGGGCTCAGTCGTCGCGCTCGGTCCGCAGCACCTCGCCGGTGCGGGCGTCGACCTCGACCGTGGTCTCGCCGGGCCGGTCCTCGTCGAGCACGACCTCCCAGACCGCGGCGCCGTCGTCCTCGGACAGCTCGACGGTCGACACCGAGCCGCGCACCGCGGCGAGGGCGGCCTCGATCGCCGCCAGGTGGTCGACGGGCACGTCGAGGAGGCGCTCGCGCTCGGCGGCCTCCTGCGGGTCGTCGCCGGACTCGGCCACCGGGTCGCCGACGACGGTCGTGGCGTCGGCGGCGAGCTCCACCTCGTTCTCGACGCCGTCGGGCGTCACGACCGTGACGGACCAGGCACCGTCGTCGAGCTCGATCGCGAAGACCGTCCCGTCGACCTCGCCGAGCGCGGTCCGGGCCGCCAGCCCGGCCTTCGTGTCACCCGCCGGAGTGCCGGCGCCGATGCCGCCGTCCTCCTGGCCCGACCCGCCGTCACCCGGCTCGTCCTGCGGGTCCTCGGCCTCACCTCCGTCGTCCGCTGCAGGCGCGTCGGGCTGGTCCGCCGGAGGCTCGTCGTCGTCGCTGCACGCAGCCAGGCCGAGCGAGAGCGCGAGGAGCAGCGGGCCCGTCGCGACGACGGACGCGCGGCGGCTGCGGTTCACGGCGGACCTCCGGTCAGGACCGGAGCAGGCCCTTGACGTACGCCGCCTGCCCGAGGTGCTGGAGGCAGTCGCCCTGGATGCTGATCAACCGCTGGCCGGCGGTCACGGGCGGGTCCCAGCTCTGGTCGACCTCGCGCTCGAGCTCCGCCTCGTCGACGGTCTGCAGGTAGCGCGCGGTCGCCAGGGTGACCTCGTGGTGGTAGTCCACAAGCAGTGCGGAGTCCTCGATGCGGATGGCGTCGACCTGCTCGCTGCTGTGCCCGTAGCCGATGTCGTCGGTGCCGTTGGGCAGGCCGAAGCGGTTCTGGAACCTCTGCCACACCTGCGACTCACCGGCCAGGTGGGCGACGTGGTCGTCCTGGACCCGTGCGAGGTGCCACAGCAGCCAGCCGACCGGGTTGCCGGTGCCGCCCGGGCGGTGGTGCAGGGTCTCGTCGTCGAGGTCCTCGGCCACGCTCGCGTAGAGCTCGGCGATGCGGCCGAAGCCCTCGGTCAGCACGCCGCGGACATCCATGGCCGCGTCACTCCACCGGCGTCGCGGACCGGACGTGCGGTGCGCTCGACTGCTCGTCCTTCATGCCGTCGATCTCGGCGAGGATGCGCTCGCGCTCGTCGTCGTCGAGGCGTACGCCGGCCTTCTGCAGGCCGTCGTCGAGCTGCCGGGCGATGGTGCCGTCCTCGGCGCTGTACTCCCAGGAGCTCACCTCCTCGACCACGCGCTGAGCTGCCTCGATCGCTGCCTGCTGCACTTCGTCGGTCATGCGCTCCACCGTAACGAGGGCACTGGCACGCACCACGCCCGTCGGGGTGTCCCACCTCCCGGACCCGGCCCCGCTCAGCCCGCCGACGCCCTCCAGAACGCCTGCAACAGCTCGAGCACGGACCCGTCGAGCCCGGCTTGGGTGAGCAGGACCGCGACGACGCCCTCGCGCGGGTGGACGTACGCCGACGTGCCCGTGCCGCCGACCCAGCCGTAGCGGCCGACGACGTTCCACGGGTCGATGAGCTCGGTGTCGACGCCGCCGCCGAACCCCCAGCCCTGGCCGTCGAGGAAGAAGCCGCCCATCTCGCGGTGCTGCGCACTGACCTGGTCGGTCGTCATCCGGCGCACCGACTCCGCCGACAGCACGCGGCCGT
This genomic stretch from Nocardioides renjunii harbors:
- a CDS encoding Dps family protein; amino-acid sequence: MTQTANRTSATHTSHPAFQASERLAGHLQQLLVDLTDLHIQGKQAHWNVVGKNFRDLHLVLDEVVEAARGFSDDVAERMRAVYVTPDARAKSVAAQTSLPEFPSDEVNTGDCVDLIVAALYAVARTGRRIHDEVDAEDPTSADMIHAILERLEQLAWMIDAENRVANSSLPRSWSE
- a CDS encoding MOSC domain-containing protein, with protein sequence MPPELVVRAVGFAPVKGMRHLGLDHVRLDEQGPVGDRQWCLVDVVARRVLRTVQHPSLIGVVARTEGPVLSMTLPSGDSVAAEPVATGETVTCDYWGRPVDLALTDGPHAGLVSDHLGRDVRLAAAPRGGVVFNAPVTLVGTASIEHLARTTGHPALVHEAGRFRATLVVETDQPFVEDTWLGTEVAVGQARLRIGGPVPRCAVVDSHPVTGEKDVRLLRAMAGSRPTNAAGEPMLGMYAACVAPGVVPVGRAAVG
- a CDS encoding mycothiol transferase codes for the protein MDVRGVLTEGFGRIAELYASVAEDLDDETLHHRPGGTGNPVGWLLWHLARVQDDHVAHLAGESQVWQRFQNRFGLPNGTDDIGYGHSSEQVDAIRIEDSALLVDYHHEVTLATARYLQTVDEAELEREVDQSWDPPVTAGQRLISIQGDCLQHLGQAAYVKGLLRS
- a CDS encoding SDR family NAD(P)-dependent oxidoreductase translates to MSGTDLTGRVALVTGGAQGLGEGMARALAAAGARVMIADVNEAGSETAASLGDGHGFVHLDVTDEAGWEAAASACVDRLGGLDVLVNNAGIEISSLITEVEVDDIRRMLEVNVLGTTLGLKHGLRTMRPDGAAGKGGTIINISSVAATIAFPAISVYSGTKSAVDRLTRVAAMESGKLGYGVRVNCVYPGLVPTAMGAGLADDMARLGLYGSAEEAVGAVIELTPSGRLGEVQDMADAVVFLASDAARFINGAGIPVDGGMGM
- a CDS encoding TetR/AcrR family transcriptional regulator, whose product is MAARSASSVADPVASAAARVSKHDNRRDQLAESALVTLGKLGYARTSLREIAQHSPFSHGVVHYYFADKQELITYCVRYYKRSCVTRYDEIVETSTSADELRTRFAAKLAETIREEGPMHQLWYDLRNQSMFEPALREVVLEIDGQLEAMIWRVVSRYAALADQQPAVDSSTCYGMLDGLFAQTLLAWAAGPADAREDALAVLTGRVDGLLPALLR
- a CDS encoding PepSY domain-containing protein; amino-acid sequence: MNRSRRASVVATGPLLLALSLGLAACSDDDEPPADQPDAPAADDGGEAEDPQDEPGDGGSGQEDGGIGAGTPAGDTKAGLAARTALGEVDGTVFAIELDDGAWSVTVVTPDGVENEVELAADATTVVGDPVAESGDDPQEAAERERLLDVPVDHLAAIEAALAAVRGSVSTVELSEDDGAAVWEVVLDEDRPGETTVEVDARTGEVLRTERDD